A stretch of DNA from Paenibacillus sp.:
AAGGCGAATTGAGGAATATATCATTTTTTATAACCAAGGACGACCGCAAAGGAAATTAAACAAGCTGACGCCGGTTGAGTACCGACGTCAGCTTGCAGCCTAGGGCTTATTTCCACTGTCCGCTAAATGGGGCCTTGACCAGGTTCGGGAGGGGCGCTTTGTTTATCGATATAGAATTTATAAGTTTCGTTGACTTCGGAACTATACCAAGAAAAATTTCCGCTTAACCGCGGCAGCTCATCCTTGTAATGTACTTCGGTAGAAGTTTTTCTTACTTCTCGGGGGCCATCGTTCGAGCGTACCAGGCCGCCGCCGCCTCGAGCTCCGGCCGCGTCAGCTGGTGCCCGTACGACTCCCAATGGACCGTCACGTCGGCGCCCGCGCCTTCGAGCAGCGACTGCAGCTCTTCGGTTTCGGCCGTCGGGACGAGCGGGTCGTTCGACCCAGCGCCGATAAAGACCGGCAGGCCGGTCAGCTCCGGCAGCGGCA
This window harbors:
- a CDS encoding IS3 family transposase — translated: MEEYIIFYNQGRPQRKLNKLTPVEYRRQLAA